From a single bacterium genomic region:
- a CDS encoding helix-turn-helix domain-containing protein: protein MDRWMTIEEIAKYLNVSKDSIYRLAQKGEIPASKLGNLWRFKKEEIDEWMRNNRNNKRK, encoded by the coding sequence ATGGATCGATGGATGACCATAGAAGAAATTGCTAAATATTTAAATGTCAGTAAAGATTCTATTTATCGCTTAGCACAAAAGGGTGAAATCCCAGCATCAAAGTTGGGGAATCTCTGGAGATTTAAAAAAGAAGAAATTGACGAATGGATGAGGAATAACAGAAATAACAAAAGAAAATGA